A window of Ostreibacterium oceani genomic DNA:
GGATGCAGAATCTATTTTCAAAAGATATGACCTCCCTTGATTATGACTGGATGATTGAGAGAGTGAATCGGTGTTATGTTCAAATCTGGCAGGTTAGTGAGCAAATTTTAAAATTGGACAGCAACGTGGTTTTAGATCTAGGCTTTACTACTAAAGAGCAGCGCGGTCATTTTGCTGCTCTTGCAAAGGGTCTCGACATTGAGCCAGAAGTACATTATTTGAGCGCGCCAAAAGATGTTCGCAAAAAGCGCGTAGAAAAAAGAAACTTAGACAAAGACCCTAGTGTTTACGCCTTCGAGGTTACTGATTTCATGTTTAACTTTATGGAGCCAAAATATGAAATCCCAGACGAACAAGAATTAGCAAATGGTTGTGTCATAAATACATAACAAGCTAAGGCACGCAGGACTCGCTAACACTCGCCCGAAACACCAATCCAGGAAAACACCAATCCAGGACACCCACTAAAATCCCTGTGTTCACTATCGAAATGTGAAATTTGGATAAATTTGAACGCACTGAGTGATTGCCCTGATTGAATTTTGCTAATTCAATTTGTGCCCTATACGTCAGACAAAGCCGGCTTTATTGATGCCTTTGTGCAGCGCTATAAAGCACGATAAGCACGATTGCGATTATAGGCGTTAACGCATGATGCGGTTGTTTTATGAAAGTTCATAACACCACGCCAAAGTGACGAAGCATCACCACCATTAACCAATAACAAAGCGCAGTGATTCCAATTGAAATGATTAAACTTAGGTAGAAATTTACGCCTTTGTCTAGCAATAAAGGCAATGCAATAAATAACGCCAAAGAAGGCAATACCAACCAAAAAACACTACTGGAGAATTCGCTAATCTTGGCTTTATCTTCTGTGTCAATATATAGCCAAAGCATTGCCAGAACTGACGTTAACGGCACTGAAGCTAAAATCGCGCCGATGAGCGTACTGCGTTTGGCAATTTCTGAAATAAGCACTACCAAAACGGCAGTAATTACGATTTTTATAAAATAATAGAGCACTATTTCCCTCGCTTTGATATTCGGTATTCGGTATTTTGGCGAAATTATGAGCACCAAAAATAATCTGTATTTATCCCGTTGTGTTTTATTTTATTAAGCTAGCAGCCACTTAATCGCCGCTGTTTTGTTGGTAAAAAACTTTGTTTCGCCAGAAATAAACCAGCTAAACATTTTAGTGCATACTGCTTGCCAGTCTTTATGGCCAACCAGCGCGATTTTTTCAAACTCATTGCTATGCCTAAGGCCTAGGCGAAAGTCATCCCAAGCGGCATGTAAATCCCAGCCACGCAGCGCCGTCGCATCAATGAGTGTTTTAACTTTTGGTTCTTTGGCTTCGGCTAACGCGGCTTCAAACATTGGTGTGATGGCTTCGTAATCTGAATGTGTTAATTTGCCAACCGCTTTTATATGAACATAAAACGTATTGTTGGTACGCTCTATGCCAATCGATAAGCCGTGCGTATTTGTTGTCATGATGATACTCTCATTTGTGCCAGTTTTATCTCTATCATACTAAAAAAATGACGTTAAAAGTACTGTGTGAACAAACTAACTAGGGCTCAAGGGTTTTTTGTTTTTCTTTAACTTTTTATTTGGATTGATTTTTTCTATTTTCCGACAAGCAATAGAAAAATTGGTTATTTTGACTTAGAATAGGTCGCTCGTTGTGTAAATAAAAAAATAGGGGGAAGCTATGGAACAGATTGAAGTTAAAAAAGTAAGTGCTGGGACTGTGTTTAAATTGTTCGTGATCGGTTTAACGGTGGGCTTTCTCCCTGTATTCCTTTTATTCGGTGTATTAGGGATGTTGGGCTTGGGGACATTAACTTGGAACGATCAGCCTGTCACTGGGATTAAAGCAATATTCGTTGCGCCGTTTATAGCCGTACTGATGTCATTGATATTTACAGCACTGCTAGGTAGTATTTGCGCATTGGGTTTATGGGTATTTTCTTTTTTCAGACCATTGAAAATTGAGTTTGTTTTGAATG
This region includes:
- a CDS encoding AAA family ATPase; the encoded protein is MARLIIVTGPTGVGKTTYSLSLSKDIRAIRFSIDPWMQNLFSKDMTSLDYDWMIERVNRCYVQIWQVSEQILKLDSNVVLDLGFTTKEQRGHFAALAKGLDIEPEVHYLSAPKDVRKKRVEKRNLDKDPSVYAFEVTDFMFNFMEPKYEIPDEQELANGCVINT
- a CDS encoding SpoIIAA family protein, yielding MTTNTHGLSIGIERTNNTFYVHIKAVGKLTHSDYEAITPMFEAALAEAKEPKVKTLIDATALRGWDLHAAWDDFRLGLRHSNEFEKIALVGHKDWQAVCTKMFSWFISGETKFFTNKTAAIKWLLA
- a CDS encoding DUF3147 family protein, with the translated sequence MLYYFIKIVITAVLVVLISEIAKRSTLIGAILASVPLTSVLAMLWLYIDTEDKAKISEFSSSVFWLVLPSLALFIALPLLLDKGVNFYLSLIISIGITALCYWLMVVMLRHFGVVL